The following proteins are encoded in a genomic region of Pyxicephalus adspersus chromosome 9, UCB_Pads_2.0, whole genome shotgun sequence:
- the FGF4 gene encoding fibroblast growth factor 4 encodes MTVQSALVPILLLVVVSGMVHCMPLLSPQRNDTLDRRWETLFSRSMARMPGERKDTNRESDYLLGIKRLRRLYCNVGIGFHIQVLPDGRINGMHNENRYSLLEISPVEVGVVSLYGVKSGLFVAMNGKGKLYGSKQFTDECKFKETLLPNNYNAYESRRYPGMYIALSKSGRTKKGNRVSPTMTLTHFLPRI; translated from the exons ATGACTGTTCAATCGGCGCTTGTGCCAATCCTACTCTTGGTGGTGGTTTCGGGGATGGTACACTGCATGCCGCTATTATCTCCCCAACGAAATGACACCCTGGATCGTCGCTGGGAGACACTCTTCTCTAGGTCAATGGCTAGGATGCCAGGAGAGAGAAAAGATACAAACCGGGAAAGTGACTATTTGCTGGGCATCAAACGCTTACGGCGACTTTACTGCAATGTGGGCATCGGATTTCATATTCAAGTTTTACCAGATGGCAGAATAAATGGGATGCACAATGAAAATCGATACA GTTTGTTGGAAATCTCGCCAGTGGAAGTGGGAGTGGTTAGTCTGTATGGTGTTAAAAGTGGGCTATTTGTTGCGATGAATGGAAAAGGAAAGTTATATGGCTCA aaacaatttACAGATGAATGTAAATTCAAAGAGACTCTTCTACCAAATAACTACAATGCCTATGAATCAAGACGGTACCCTGGAATGTACATCGCTCTAAGTAAAAGTGGAAGGACAAAAAAGGGGAATAGAGTTTCCCCCACAATGACATTGACGCATTTTCTGCCACGGATTTGA